ATATCGAATCTGCTCATACTTGTCTTGGTAACAATCAGTGACAATCTCAAGCTTCCGatgttcttttttctaaaacactTGGCCTTAGCTGATGTGATGGTTCCAACCAGCATTGTCCCATTAATGCTTGATGTTCTTTTAAAGGAAAAAAGAAGAGTATCTGTGGCTGACTGTATCACTCAACTACACTTTTCTGGTGTTTCTGGATTCTCACAATGTTTTCTTCTCGCTGCGATGTCATATGACCGATACATAGCCATCCTCAAACCATTACGTTACAGTTTAATAATGAATCCTAATATTTGTCTTGCTCTTATTGCTGGTTCCTGgataatagtttttattttaatttcaagtGGAATTATTATGATTTTGCATTTACAGTTTTGTGGTCAGAATTACATTAACCATTTCTACTGTGATTTTTTCCCTGTCGTAGCATTGTCTACGTCCAACACCTCCATCTTGTTATTACATGAGTTATTGACTTCTATCGTGATGGTCTTTGTtccatttgtttttataattattacttatgtttttattttctttaccatTATAAGGATTCCTTCCGCAAGTGGCCGGAGTAAGTCTTTCTCTACTTGTAGTTCCCACCTCACGTCTGTGTGCACTTTTTATGTGACTCTTCTTATAGTTTATATGGTCCCACCTGACGAAAACAACATCAGTATGAATAAGTTCAGATCTTTCTTATACATTTTAGTGACTCCACTATTGAATCCCATTATATACAACTGGAAAAACAAGGAAATAAGGAGAGCTATGAGAAaatacttaataataatattataaatgaataataatgaCAAGATGGGGCAAGGGACATAACTGAGAGTAATACTGTAAATATGGCTGATGTAATATCAGAATAccttgctatgtttatattttgaatGGTATAAAGATAAGTGTTAACTGCTCTTCAGATTATTGCTGTGGTCATTTTAAGGACATGTTAAAAAAAGAGTGAAAAACTCCATTCTTCGATTGATcactgtagcggcaccccggagtAGTAGGGGGTTACGCCGCcaggaaggtgtcctttcccccaagatgaagtcagctatAACAAAACACGTTCCCAGAGAATACGAATCAGCGTaataaatatcccctccaagcacgagacaagactctgtgttgagggtcaaaataggaataatctttattctgcagctcaggcttttatgccgtacaacaactcctccccgtatccggaggagataataaatttacagtgggaatccctcccactgtaccgggcagaatatttcacagTTATTATAACGTTTAATAGTACACACAATATGCAAtggaaatacaatgtgctacgtgtattagagaacggagatctaggggaacaatatacgtgaaaatcccctagatcagttgggccgttcgctagatacacgtttgcaccatttactctggaaccacataacataaacgaaaactctctcgtggatctggtgtctctagttcggtactctggatctgtcgaacagcatgggcgtacgttaccggtaaggttgaaattcgtaGTGTGGGAAGTTCttgagtgttcggtcattagttcgtgcggtcaaaatggccgcgacccattgttctctccacgtggctgcGTATACCGTACAGATCcataagtacccgaaatccacaataatccaggtaaaaaaggcaattctccga
This Pelobates fuscus isolate aPelFus1 chromosome 3, aPelFus1.pri, whole genome shotgun sequence DNA region includes the following protein-coding sequences:
- the LOC134601979 gene encoding olfactory receptor 5P68-like; this translates as MCEDNQTEITEFILVGFQGFYNIKITLFILILIIYIVIIISNLLILVLVTISDNLKLPMFFFLKHLALADVMVPTSIVPLMLDVLLKEKRRVSVADCITQLHFSGVSGFSQCFLLAAMSYDRYIAILKPLRYSLIMNPNICLALIAGSWIIVFILISSGIIMILHLQFCGQNYINHFYCDFFPVVALSTSNTSILLLHELLTSIVMVFVPFVFIIITYVFIFFTIIRIPSASGRSKSFSTCSSHLTSVCTFYVTLLIVYMVPPDENNISMNKFRSFLYILVTPLLNPIIYNWKNKEIRRAMRKYLIIIL